The genome window TAACCCAGAATACAATCCTTTCAGCAACATCTGCAAACAAATAGGGACCACTGTGGGAAGGATAATCAGCAAACAATAGAAGTATAATAAAACAACAGTGGGCACATGGAAGGCCCTAAACCTTATGTTCCACAAGAGACTAGCTGCTTATGTACGTCCCCTGTTTATAATTGGAAGTACTTTGGGCATATTTAAGAGAGCTAAAGAATTATGAATGGtctttatagaaatggactataTTGGAATCTGAACTTCATATCAGAGTTTATTACATAAGAAAGGTGAGTTTGGCCATTACTTTTGTGCAGTTTACAGTGTCtcctgattttccttttctcatgtacCTTCATCTTGAAAAcggatgaaaaaaaatttaagtgggaTACAGAAGAACAACCAGAATTTTTGCATTTAGGAAGTCTTAGAGATACAATGATACACTGTCCACTTTGCCACCTTTCATAGTTGATcttgaagaatggaaaaaaacaattctttaaaGTACATTTCAGATATAATTTTGAGCTTGTTTCTGACCCAGGGGTCACAATAAGGTGTAGGATTGCTAGAGAACTTAGAAACTCTTGAAAGATTGTTTACACTATCTCTATCATTTAAGTAGGAACATTCAAATAGGAAGCCTGGCTACCATTGGACAAAATATACCTGACTAAATATGAACGACTATCCCCATACATCTTTTCTGCTATACCTTGGCTTTAAAAGATGGTGAATAATATATTAACAAAGTTTCCAGTTTTGTTTCACTGATGTATATCCCTTTTGGCTTTTGGAGACAGCCTAGGATTTGCCAACAAAATATCACAGAAGGACTTGTGATAATTActtatttaaactgtttttattttggtggcttgtgcctgtaatctcagaatttatgaagttgaagcaggagggtttctgtaagttagaggccagcctggactaagacctaaataaatataattattttactgTATTGGTGCTGGAAGTCAAACCCAGTGCctcacatgtgctaggcaagcactgaacCTACCACTAAGGTACAATCCTAGTCTGTTAACTGTTTTTTAGCTAGATGAGTATTATATTGCTATAATACACTACTAAGTGAGTGAGTGGTTTGGGTATGAAGGGAAGGAAATGTTAGAATAATGTGAGATAGATCCAAATGTGAAACTGATTTTGTCTGAGAAACTTTATTCCCAgtagacttttgtttttatttttgagctatGAGAGTACATGCACAGATAATCCAAAAACTAAACTTAATTTATATATAGATGGCAGGAGGTCTTAATTTGTTATAATTTGATATATTTACACATTGCTCAGATTTGAGGCATAATTTctactaaatatttaaataataatacagTTAACTAATAAGACTTGTAGGTAGTTTATGCCCAACACCACTCATTATATGGTCTAATAGTGCTTTCTAGCATTCTGAATTTTAGTGAGTCATCCAAAGAGCACCAATTCTATGTAACAATGGGACTTTGCCATGCCATccaatgttttgattattttcttagAAACTTTTTTTCAGTAGGAACATTTCAAAATCTCGGGGCTCCACATGTTATTATTCTTATCCAGTTACTGTTAGTAGCTTGAGGACTAAAAACAGCATGGGTTCAAATAATACTCTTCTCCTTTGTTGGAGGCTATATCTTGATTTATTTCCATCATTcagaagccttttctttttttaaatgctgggGAGTTTGTACCAAGGCCTCAAGCACGTTGAGCATGTTCTCTGTGACTGAGCTACTCCCACAGCCTCAAGAAACATTAATGAGCAAGTGGTATTTCCAGGCAATATGTTAGATTCTGAAGATAGGGAGGTAAGATTGATATGATCCCTGTTGTTATAGGACTTACAGTGTCAAGTGATTTTAGTGAGATAAGATCTCCAATTTATTTCATAACTAAGAATGACTGCCttgttttctttcatcatttaAAGCAGTAGTTCTCCACTGGGGGCAGAGGAgcttgaatgaccctttcacagggatcgcccaagaccatcagaaaacacagatatttactttatgaGGAACTAGATTAAAGGTtcgcagcattaggaatgttgagaaccactgacttaatgTCAGCTTTCTTAGGGTTTTCTTTTACTAAAATTTTTACTTCTCACTGTTGCAAGTGCAAACCACTTACCTAATTTATGGTCTCTTCCATTTGTTGGCTGGAGAGGTCTTATTTCCGTGAGACATTTAAATTGTTGGGACTTGGGTTTCTTTTGCTTTGTCAGATTTTATTGCAAAGAGGTCAAGTTATTTTATAGTGGAAGAGGTTTTTAAACACTAGTCGTGGTTTTATGGAGTCGGGTGTAAACCTTAGTTACTCAGCATTCGGGTCTTTTTtatttgaggcaggttctcactatgcaccctttgctgcctcagcctcccgagtgctgggattaaagacatgtgccaccatgccaggttcaATATTTGTGTTGTATGGATTCCTAGGAAAACTTCAAAAGGAAGAGGACTCTCTTTACTGtagtttggttttttaaaaattactgttatttatttatttaatattaaaacaaGCTCCAAACTGAAGTGGCTGTGAGGTAAATCAGGTGTGTGAAAGGTGGCTGGTGTCACCATTTCTAAAATACTGTCCTAAACAAACAACTTAGAACATTTTATTTCAGCTCATGAATGGCTGTTCTAAATCTGTTGTATGTTAGACATACTTTGAACTACCTCTTTACTTAAAATGGGGAAGTTTCCTTAATAAAAGTGTGACAATTAAACTGGTGTCATTGACTTATTTTCttactctcttccctcctttctcagTTGCTTGGATTTAAATTCAAGAATgtttcaattcttttttgttgttgtttttatttcaagacagtttctctaaGAGTGTAACAGCCCCAGCTATCCTGGGatttgctgcctctgcctcctgagtgctgggattaaaggcatgtgccaccactgctcggggaatggttttattctttaaaacacaTCTTAAGGATTGTTGAGGGGCTgaaaaaaatgcaatttattaatagaccctgggtttgatcctcagcacgaGGGGAAATTTTGATATTTCCTTTTGAAGAAAGTATGGGTTAACCAGAAATTAGTTATTAGTAGAGACAGTTATTTCTTTATGAAGCTGCTGAGAATACAgaattccagtttcagggctggtgtgtgtgactcactgttagagtgtttgcctagcattccAGCAGCCTGGGCTCTGTTCCTGGCAACAGACGAACAAAAAAATCTTCACTCTGCAAATAGGAGCTTTCTGAATACTAAATTCTGCGAGTGCAAACATAGGTACATATTGCCCTGATTAATCTTTCTCCCTTGAAGTGGCTTATATTTCGATGTAGGTTCAGTTTTGAAGATAAATAATTTACAACTGGATCCCAACTTATTGAGGAGCAACTTAGAGATCATTTGTAATCAGTATAAACCGTTTTTGAAGGGCAAATGGCAAAGCAGTGTTTTGCGTTCGAAAGGCCCAGTGTTCAATCACCATCAcccaaagaaagggaaaatccGCTGGGCAAAGTAGTAGCACTGTCAGAGGCAGGCTGTCTAAAGCAGGGCAAGGAGGGGGAGGGCGGAGACACCGGGGAAGCTGCACCCCAGTGCACAGGGGCTGGGGCCATCCCCAATACTCAACCGCGAGTTCCTTTCCTCCGGCCCCGCCCCTCAGCTCGTCTGCGCTTCCGGTCTTGAACGCGCTTCACTCACTACAACTATCTTTACAGCGAAGCGGGAACGGTCAGAAAAGACCCGGCAGGCCGGTATTCTGACTTTTTCTGTCATTCCAGGAACGGACAAAGTGAGGAAGAAAAAGCAGCTCAGGATGTCCTTCCGGGGCGTCCAGACACTCTTCCTGTACAATAAAGCTAGTTGACACCGGAAGCGTTTCCTCCCGGGATAAGGTCCATCTTCCGGCCTGGGCCGCCGTTGCCGAGGAAGCCTCCCAGCCAGTTTTGCGAGTCGGTAAGTGAAAGTGAGGGAGACACCCCTGGGGGGTGAGGCTAGGGGACGACGCTGCTCGGGAGCGCATCCGGGCGCGGCCTGCGCCTCAGCCGCAGCCTGGCACGGTACCCGCCTGCCCGGCCGGGCCTTGACCTGAAGGCTGGGCGTGGGAACCGTGTGCGTGCCGGAGGGAGTTGGCCGTCCCTCCGCCTGGGATTGCTttcagctcctgctgctgtgtgtgGGCCGCCGTGATCACTGGTGAACCCAGAATCAGGAGCAAAAGACTCAGGGAGACGAGGAGTCACGTTACTCTCTGGTTTGGGTTCAGCGGAGCTAAAGCACACATTGGGAAATGGAGCAGGAAGCGTGAATGTAATAGATCGGCAGATGGGGTGTTGGCATGGTTTTAGCTGTACAGTGATGAGTATATGAAAAACGAACCAAGATCGATCTGTAAAAGGTGGGGTACAGTGAAATCCTGAAGGAGTTTGCATTCTTTATAAGAATGAAAGGCTGTCCAGGAAGTGGGGGGAACGATGGGCTTAAAGCAgaagtggtttttttgttgttgttgttgttttcctttttctttctccttttttaataaTGTTAATTCCGGTGGGAATTCAGGATGGTAGTTCAGAATATTTAAAGAGTTCTTTGTCAGGAGACCTGTTGAAAGTCATTACAATGGTCAAGGCAGGACTAGGAATTTTTAATAGTGGTGGGTAATAGGCAATTTATAGATTACgttttttaatttaagatgttaAGTGTACTTTTTTGTTTCACTGTACCCATTACTGGTATTTAAAGATTATGTACCATGAGATGATACAGAAATGCATTATGACTTTCTGGATTTATATATAGGTGGTGATTTGGGGACAGATTCACTTCTAGCACTCAAAGTAGAGTTTAGGTCTTTATTTTTCCCAATACACGTTGGGAAggcggggttggggggtggggggctctttACTATAATAATGAGGGGAAGCATTGTCTATCCTGTATCAATGGTTGTGCTCTGTTTTGCATAGATTGTGACCATGGCCGCTGAGTCTGATGTTCTACACTTCCAGTTTGAACAGCAAGGAGATGTGGTCTTACAGAAAATGAATCTCTTGAGACAGCAGAATTTATTTTGTGATGTATCGATTTATATTAATGATACTGAGTTCCAGGGGCACAAGGTGATTTTAGCTGCTTGCTCCACTTTCATGAGAGATCAGTTTCTACTCACACAGTCAAAACATGTCAGGATCACCATTCTGCAGAGTGCAGAAGTTGGCAGAAAGTTGTTGCTGTCCTGCTATACTGGAGCACTTGAAGTGAAAAGGAAAGAGCTTTTGAAATACCTGACTGCTGCCAGTTACCTCCAGATGGTTCACATTGTAGAAAAATGCACAGAAGCTTTGTCCAAGTATCTGGAAATTGATCTTTCTATGAAAAATAACCAACACACTGACTTGTGTCAATCTTCGGATACAGATGttaagaatgaagaagaaaattctgATAAAGACTGTGAGATAATTGAAATTTCAGAAGATAGTCCTGTAAACCTAGATTTCCATGTTAAAGAAGAGGAAAGCAACACATTACAGTCTGCCGTAGAGAGGTTGACATCAGAGCGAAGGGGAATGACGTCACCAGAGCTCTCTACAGTAGATAGTGGTTTTAAAGAGAATGAAATTTGTATCCTCCACGTAGAATCGATCAGTACAGATGGTGTAGAGAATGAGCAGTTTCCACAGCCTTGCACCTCATCCAAAGCAAGCATGTATTTCCCTGAAACACAGCATTCACTGATCAATTCTACAGTTGAAAGCAGAGTGGCAGAAGTTCCTGGAAATCAAAATCAAGGATTATTTTGTGAGAATACTGATGGAAGTCATGGTACAGTAAATGAGATCCAGAATCTAGATGAGAGTTTTTCATTGAGGCACCAGTGCCCCAGGTGCCCAAGGGGCTTTCTTCATGTAGAAAACTATCTGCGTCACCTTAAGATGCATAAACTGTTCTTGTGCTTGCAGTGTGGGAAAACatttacacagaagaaaaatctCAACCGGCATATACGAGGACACATGGGTATACGACCTTTTCAGTGTACCGTGTGCTTGAAGACCTTTACTGCTAAAAGCACACTTCAGGACCACTTGAACATACACAGTGGGGACCGGCCGTATAAATGCCATTGTTGTGATATGGATTTCAAACACAAATCTGCTCTCAAAAAGCACTTAACCTCTGTTCATGGCAGAAGTAGTGGTGAAAAACTATCTAGGCCTGATCTCAAAAGGCAGAATTTACTGTAATCAAATCAGGAACTTGGGACGAATGCATAGAATCACTCTGTTAGGCatgtctgtttttaaagatgCAGTGTTGGTAGTGTGCCTCCCTGCCAATCTTTagctttcatttttgttcttcctACGTGTTATTCATCCTGAATTTCTAATAGTTCCGAAATTGTGAATGAAGTAATTAAGTTTATGGGATTAAGTCTATGTTGTTTCAAACATTAGTTACTAGCCTTCTGTTCAGCAGTAATTGTAGATTCTGACTTGTAGTTTTTAGATTAGTGATTTAATGTTGAATCTCACTATAATAAGTTTAATGAGTTAGAATGACAAGAAACTAGATTTGAAAGTATAGTGTTGTCCATTACTATTAATTTTGATAACATGTAGGACTAAcaggtttctttttaatgtttaacCAGTGTACTTGGATTGTAGCTAGAACACCAAGTTATATTCAGATTCACATGGGACCAGCAGATTGTCCTTAGAATTGCATTATTAAAATATCCAAGAGAATATGTAATAGACCGTATCCCTGATTACATATAATATAGTTGGATTAAGAACTCTGTGGCCAATGCAAGTATTTTCTTGGCTTAGATTggaaagtttcatttcttttctttttggtttttcgagacagggtttctctgtgtagccctacctgtcctgaacttgctttgtagaccaggctggcctcagattcacagagatcctcctgcctctgcctcccaagtgctaggattaaagacatgcaccaccatgcccagctgcaagTTACTTTTCTTAAATATTCCAGTTTAAGTAAAGACCAGTTCTACTGTTTActtaggattttttgttttgttttggttaacATGCACTAAAATTGACCTTTCTCTGAGGAGTTATTTTTCTACGAATTTAACACATAGAATACTTGTCTGCAGCTGGGACACAGAATAGTCCCACCCCCTTCTGTAGGGCCTTATGCTGCTCCTCGTATCGTCCACTCTTCCGACTCTACATTCTAGTAAGAGCTCTTCACTATAGTTTGTTCAAATCTGGGGTGACATAAAACTGGGATCTTCTAGTATGTTTccttttgatactttttttttatacaacATAATGCCTTTAAgcttcatttatgtgtgtattaacaagttacttttttttttttttcttttttttttttttggtttttcgagacagggtttctctgggtagctttgcgccttttcctggaactcacttggtagcccaggctggcctcgaactcacagagatccgcctggctctgcctcccgagtgctgggattaaaggcgtgagccgccgccgccgccgccgccgccaccgccaccgccaccgccaccaccgcctggcaacaagTTACTTTTTTATATCTctcttttatttaacttttgacGTGATTtgtatagcccaggttagctCAAATTTGCTTAACTTCTTAACACTGGGATTATGCTTGGCCTCTTTTATGTTTTGAATTGCCTATATATACATTTTCTCTTCAAGCAATCACCAGGTGAATAGTTTAAATTTAGAAAGCTACTATATTTAGTTACAATGTCTCATTATATGAATACCTCTAAATTCAAAACTTTTTTGCCCTTAGAGTGAAGAGCAAAATTCACTGCAGGGCAGATCCCTTTCCCTGACTGTAGGAAGCACTCAAAGTGTCTTATTTCTCTTCATAACTCAGCTCTGTGTAGAGTTTCTGCTGTAATTAAGTTCTGTTGACACTCAGTTTGGTGTTTTAACTTGTAATATACTTTGTACTATAAAAGagttttgaaaatcatatgtgtTAAATACAGTTTTTGTAATACTTTTGTGGGAATAATGCTCTATGTAGAATCTGAACTCTGGGAGAGACTTTAAAGAATCTGTGTCTCACAATTGACTTCATAACCCAAGTCACTAATTAATGACATCAAGCAGGTCACTTGTCTTTCAACCtttcttaattttatataaaataactttGATCTTCATAATTTGTAGAATAATTTCTAgattatttaaattctttaaagttaaatatgtaaattatttctaaatttctaCAAATTTATATTCATGTGAACAGAGGAGACATGTATGTCTTTATGAATACTGCTATTTGAGTACTTTCTTGGAGACAGAACTTTTCTAAGGTAAACACTTTGTTCCAGTAGATAATGGACCAGTTTAGTGGTTAATTTCCTTACCTACATGATTTAAGAATGGTCAGTTATAGTTGTGAAAACATTTCCCTCTGAGAAATTGTTTACTCGAGACTGAAGTGCTTCTCTTAATTTTGTTTCCTGAGTGATTttggaggggagggctggggatgggTGGAGAGGGTAAACTATAgtgaaaaagtgattttttttttttttttaaggaagtggTATCTACTATACTGGATGTTTGGGACATTTCGATTGAAGGTGTTTTAAGTTTGATTTGTGCCTTGTAAGATTGTTGTAAAAAATTTTGTGAGCACTTTGAAATTTTTGCTTGTGGGGAGGGTATTTTATAAAGTGATTGTTATTTATACTATTTATTTCTGTTATGTGCACAGGTTGATTTCAAAACATTCCTAGGAGTTGGGTGAAGTGCACAcatgcctgtctgtaatcccagcacttgggaggttgaggcaagagaatcaatTCAGGGCTAGCCTTCATTACATagctaagtttgaggccagcctcagctacaggagaccttgtttcatgaaatacaaaaaacaaaaaagtaaacaaacaaaaaacattcctGGGAGAGTGTCTGTTTGCATGACATGTCTGAAAAATTCAGCAGAGTAGAATCAGGTAAAATATGCAGGTATGACAAAGTgtagcatttattaatttttaaatacttttagcTGTTTATGACAGAAAAATATGTTTGGGTTGAGTCTATTTACTGCATTTGTATATGTAAAAGATCTTAAAAGGTAGTTATTTTGTTGCTGAGAaaaatccttttctcttttcattggATGCAATTATGTTTGCATAAAACATAATAAACTGGAAGTGAGAATGGAGAACTTTGGGCTTGTGTATTTCTATGAATTTTAAAGGACTCAGGTTaggaaatgtataaatataaattttctcaTCGCTCTCCATTTGAAAATACAGAAATGTACACATgatgggacattttctttattgattagcATAATTGAATGAAAATAGGAATAACAAGGGGAAGTAAGATCGATGGGGGCCAATGAATCTTTCACAAAAATCCTGTTCTTGTCACACTTGCCAGCATGTTTGGGTCCTCTCCCTGAGCTACagctgcaggcagttgtgagctgctgtggctatggagggtgtgtgtatgtgtgtgtgtgtgtgtgtatacaaatattgGGGTGTGGGGAGAAATCTTCCTGTCTGATTCTGCCCCAGCCTTTCAGTTGTTGGGTTCACagtcatgcaccatcacacctggcttacaAATCATGTATTTTGAAGGCTCATTATCAGTCACTTTTCCATATTCTAATTTATGTACAGGTAACtatcacaggtttttttttttttttaacatctcatTTTACATTGGAAAATGTGAGTTCAATTACAAAGCATAACCATTAACTTTTATTCCTCagtttttttctggagctgaggaccgaacccagggccttgtgcttgctaggcaagcgctctaccactgagctaaatccccaacccctttctGCGGTGTTGGATAGAGATGGAATTCaggcctttgtttttttttttgtttgtttgtttgtttgtttgttttgtttttcgagacagggtttctctgtgtagctttgtgcctttcctggatctcactctgtagcccaggctggcctcgaactcacagacatctgcctggctctgcctcctgagtgctgggattaaaggcgtgcgccaccatcgcctggcctcCTCAgttttacatcattaacaaaggttACACGGTATCAATCTTTTAGTATTTGGTaagtaaatttataaataaaactaaaatgcttttaaattatCACTTTTACGGCCTGGCATATAGTAGTTCATAATTGTTGCTTCCCTCGTCCTTATTCTCAGTGTTTATCATTTATAAGAACAGAGGGTAATTCCCACCTTACAGTTTGCTATAAATCAAAGTGCCGAAACTCATAAATTGTCCTTACACCCTTTGGGGGCACTTGGGATTTTAAATGAGGTAGGTGGGTCCGCCAAACAAACGTTTCCCTTTGGTCCTGGTGAACTGGAATATTATTTGCTAACCTAGTCAGTATCTCACAAGAGTGTGCAGCAGGGTGTACCAGGGACGTATCAGGTGCTGCTCGACACACAAGCCGCCTGGCTCAGCGTTTAGGTGGCTGTGCGGGGAGTTTCCCATAAGTCTCTTTGGCTTGCCTAGTCCTCACAGCATCTCCCACAGTACTCTGGGGCTCCTTTGTCATGTGACGAGGCTGGATTTCTTCAGCGTGTAACTGATGCGCAGTTTAGGTG of Peromyscus maniculatus bairdii isolate BWxNUB_F1_BW_parent chromosome 4, HU_Pman_BW_mat_3.1, whole genome shotgun sequence contains these proteins:
- the Zbtb6 gene encoding zinc finger and BTB domain-containing protein 6, with amino-acid sequence MAAESDVLHFQFEQQGDVVLQKMNLLRQQNLFCDVSIYINDTEFQGHKVILAACSTFMRDQFLLTQSKHVRITILQSAEVGRKLLLSCYTGALEVKRKELLKYLTAASYLQMVHIVEKCTEALSKYLEIDLSMKNNQHTDLCQSSDTDVKNEEENSDKDCEIIEISEDSPVNLDFHVKEEESNTLQSAVERLTSERRGMTSPELSTVDSGFKENEICILHVESISTDGVENEQFPQPCTSSKASMYFPETQHSLINSTVESRVAEVPGNQNQGLFCENTDGSHGTVNEIQNLDESFSLRHQCPRCPRGFLHVENYLRHLKMHKLFLCLQCGKTFTQKKNLNRHIRGHMGIRPFQCTVCLKTFTAKSTLQDHLNIHSGDRPYKCHCCDMDFKHKSALKKHLTSVHGRSSGEKLSRPDLKRQNLL